The following nucleotide sequence is from bacterium.
CTGTCCCGCCTGCCGTTTTTGCAACCGGCCCGCCGTGGAGGCGTTCGCGGTACAATCCCCCCGCGAGGAGGTGCGAAAGGCCGATGCGCGAGATCGTCACGATGTGGACCAACACCCGGATGGTCGTCCTGGTGGCGCTGACCGCGGCGCTCTACGCGGCGGTGCTCATCCCATTCAAGATCGCCACGATCATCCCCGGCTTCACCGAGGTGCGGCCCGGAGCGGTGGTGCCGCTGGTCCTCGGCTACCTCTTCGGGCCGGCCGGCGCCTGGGGCAGCGGCATCGGCAATGTCATCGGCGACTTCCTCGGCGGCACGCTCTCGCTCGGGAGCGCCTTCGGCTTCGCGGGGAACTTCTTCTTCGCGCTCGTGCCCTGCAAGCTCCTCCGGACCGCGGCCGCCCCCCCGGGCGCAGCGCCCGCCTCGCCCTGGCGCGAGACGCTCCTGTTCGCCGCCGCCGTCGTCCCGGCGAGCGCCGCCTGCGCGGCGATCATCGCCTGGGGCGTGGACCTGCTCGGCTTCGTCCCCTTCAACGTCCTCGGCACGGCGATCTTCCTCAACAACATCCTGGTCGGCCTCGTGCTCGGACCGGTGCTCCTGCGCCTGCTCGCGCCCCGCGTCGGCGCGTGGCACCTGCTCTGGCGGGACGTGATGGACGCCCCGCCCCCGCCCGCTGGGCGCAGCCGCGTCGGCGCCGCGCTGATCTGGGCCGGCGCGGT
It contains:
- a CDS encoding QueT transporter family protein, with the translated sequence MREIVTMWTNTRMVVLVALTAALYAAVLIPFKIATIIPGFTEVRPGAVVPLVLGYLFGPAGAWGSGIGNVIGDFLGGTLSLGSAFGFAGNFFFALVPCKLLRTAAAPPGAAPASPWRETLLFAAAVVPASAACAAIIAWGVDLLGFVPFNVLGTAIFLNNILVGLVLGPVLLRLLAPRVGAWHLLWRDVMDAPPPPAGRSRVGAALIWAGAV